From one Magnolia sinica isolate HGM2019 chromosome 18, MsV1, whole genome shotgun sequence genomic stretch:
- the LOC131233608 gene encoding protein DETOXIFICATION 49-like translates to MCRVTTSSPLPGKCDNTHQPSLPSPNDVSQQPNILTPFIPKTPTTQHPQQKPDTKKSTAHYTKPIQKTHLSLAISEAKAIINISFPMILTGLVLYSRSMISMLFLGHLGELSLAGGALAIGFANITGYSILSGLAMGMEPICGQAFGAKKYTLLGLSLQRTVLLLLSTSLPVALLWLNMKRILLFVGQNEDIAQEAQSYILFSLPDLLAQSLLHPLRIYLRTQSITLPLTYCAVLSLLLHLPINYCLVSVFGFGIRGVALGSVLTNVNLVVFLIIFISLSGIYKKTWDGVSAECLKGWTSLLNLSIPSCISVCLEWWWYEIIILLCGLLLNPKATVASMGILIQTTSLIYIFPSSLSTGVSTRVGNELGANRPEKAKLAANVGLACSFVLGLSAMLFALMVRKTWASMFSNDAEILSLTSMVLPIIGLCELGNCPQTTMCGVLRGTAQPKMGANINLGSFYFVGMPVAVVLGFWAGYDFKGLWFGLMAAQFTCVVLMLIVLGRTDWNLQAERAKELTGAYVSAGVEEEENLNSDCLKKEEAEV, encoded by the coding sequence ATGTGTAGGGTAACTACTTCCTCTCCTCTCCCCGGCAAATGCGACAACACCCACCAACCTTCGCTTCCTTCTCCCAATGACGTTTCCCAACAACCCAACATCCTTACTCCCTTCATCCCCAAAACCCCAACAACCCAACACCCGCAACAAAAGCCCGACACCAAAAAGTCTACGGCCCATTACACAAAGCCCATCCAAAAGACCCACCTCTCCCTTGCTATCTCAGAAGCCAAAGCCATTATTAACATCTCTTTTCCCATGATCCTCACAGGCCTAGTCCTCTACTCTCGCTCCATGATCTCCATGCTCTTCCTCGGCCACCTTGGCGAGCTATCTCTCGCTGGTGGTGCCCTCGCCATTGGCTTTGCCAACATTACCGGTTACTCCATTCTCTCTGGCCTTGCAATGGGCATGGAACCAATATGTGGCCAGGCCTTTGGCGCCAAGAAATACACTCTCCTCGGCCTTTCTCTCCAAAGAACAGTCCTCTTACTACTCTCTACCTCTCTCCCAGTAGCTCTTCTCTGGTTGAACATGAAGAGAATTCTACTCTTTGTTGGCCAAAATGAAGATATTGCCCAAGAAGCCCAGTCCTACATTCTTTTCTCCCTTCCAGATCTCCTTGCTCAATCCCTCCTCCACCCTCTCCGCATATATCTCCGAACTCAGTCTATTACTCTCCCATTAACTTACTGTGCTgtgctctctctccttctccaccTCCCAATTAATTACTGTCTTGTTTCCGTGTTCGGCTTTGGCATTAGAGGTGTTGCTCTTGGAAGCGTCTTGACAAACGTCAATCTCGTAGTCTTCTTGATAATCTTCATTTCATTATCTGGCATATACAAGAAGACATGGGATGGCGTCTCAGCTGAATGCTTGAAAGGTTGGACTTCTCTTTTGAATCTTTCCATTCCAAGCTGCATTTCCGTCTGTTTGGAATGGTGGTGGTACGAGATCATTATTCTGCTATGTGGGTTGCTTCTCAATCCCAAGGCTACCGTTGCTTCCATGGGGATTCTAATTCAGACTACTTCACTCATATACATTTTCCCATCGTCTCTGAGTACTGGCGTATCGACTCGAGTCGGCAATGAATTGGGCGCGAACAGGCCTGAAAAGGCAAAGCTGGCGGCTAACGTTGGACTTGCATGCAGCTTCGTTCTTGGACTTTCAGCAATGCTATTTGCTCTTATGGTGAGAAAAACATGGGCTAGTATGTTTTCAAATGATGCTGAAATTCTTTCATTGACGTCGATGGTATTACCAATAATTGGACTTTGCGAGCTCGGCAACTGTCCACAGACGACGATGTGCGGCGTGCTACGAGGCACTGCACAGCCAAAGATGGGAGCTAATATCAATCTTGGATCGTTTTATTTCGTCGGAATGCCGGTGGCTGTTGTCTTGGGCTTTTGGGCTGGGTATGATTTTAAGGGGCTTTGGTTTGGGCTCATGGCTGCCCAATTTACGTGTGTGGTGCTGATGTTAATTGTGCTGGGCCGCACTGATTGGAATTTGCAAGCTGAGAGGGCCAAGGAGCTGACAGGAGCTTATGTTAGTGCtggagttgaagaagaagaaaatttgaatTCAGATTGTTTAAAAAAAGAGGAAGCAGAGGTTTAA